A window of Mucilaginibacter robiniae genomic DNA:
TTTATGTGTTCCGTTTAAGGGAGATACCACTTGGCTGGAGTGTACCAGTAACACACAGCCTTATGGTAAACTGGGTACTTTTACTGAAAACCGTAATGCCTTGTTAATTACCGAAAATGGCGGTCAACTGGTAAATACTCCACGTAGTACAGCTAATGATAACCAGTTTAACAGCCAGGTACACCTAACGCTTGATGCAGATGGCGGCGCTAAAGCCCAGGTTAAAATTTTAAGTACTGGTGAGTATCGTAACTTGTTTGTGGCTGGTTTTCCGGAACTTAATCAGGAAAAGCAAAAAGAGTATTTGATACGTGCTTATAACTTCAAGCAACCTACCGAATTTAACTTTAAACAATCAGCAGATAGTGCCGGAGTAAAAGAGGTAGATATTGATGTAGATTATGATAGTTTCTGCGATGTATCGGCTAGCAATAAGAAGTTTTATCGTCCTTATGTATTTGATTTATGGCGCTTAACTCTTCCGCCCGTCGATAAGCGTAAAGCTGACTACTACTTTGATCATCCAATGCAAAAAACTTGTACTACGGTGATTGATTTACCAGCAGGTTTTGAAGCAGAATCTGTACCGGCCGATGTGAAACTAAAATTTAGTTATGGCAACTACGAAGCAAGCTATAAGTACGATGCTGTTAAAAACGAAGTAATAAGCACGGTAAAATTCCTGCTAAATCAACATGTAATTCCAGCAGCCCGTTATACCGAAATGCAGCAGTATATGGATAATATAGCCAGAGCGCAGGGTAAAAAACTAATTATTCATCGTAAGGCGGTCTAGGCTATTAGTAAGAAAAGAAATTTATTAAATAATGATTTAACATAGGGAATTCTAAACAGAGTTCCCTATGTTATATAAAGTCATCGTGAATAGAGCAATCTTGCTTGGAAGGCATAGGCTCTTTAATATGAACACCTGTAAATAAATGTTCTTGTGTCCTTCGGTTATCTAAAGCTCTCTTGCTTCGCTTACCTTTACACGCATGATTTTTCGGTTAGACGAACGCCTGATTTTTCCTAATCCTGAACTGGCCGAACCAGACGGACTGCTGGCTGTAGGGGGCGATTTATCAGCAAACCGGTTGATGCTGGCTTACCGGCATGGTATTTTCCCGTGGTATAGTGATGAAACGCCTATTTTATGGTATTCGCCTCACGAACGCTTTGTACTGTACCCTGATGAGGTGAAAATTAGTAAAAGTATGCGGCAGGTACTGCGGTCAGCGAGGTTTACCGTAACCGTAAACCAAAGCTTTGCACAGGTTATTGAAGCTTGCTCGGCTGTGCCGCGTGATGGTCAGGATGGTACCTGGATTACAGAAGACATGAAGCAAGCTTATATTACATTGCACCAGTTAGGATATGCACACTCTTACGAAGTTTGGACTGGCAAGGAACTGGTAGGCGGTTTATATGGGGTGCAGGTAGGCCGGGTGTTTTGTGGCGAGAGCATGTTCAGCAAGCAGAGTAATGCTTCAAAAGCAGCTTTAATTACAGTATGCCAAAGCGGACTTTATGATTTAATAGATTGCCAATTGCATACCGAATATTTGGAAAGTATGGGATCCCGGCACATCAGCCGGCAAACTTATATGCAGGTGCTGGAAGCTAATGCCTGATGGAAAAAGCGTACCTTTGTTTATAGCATGATACAACAGCCGGTAAAGGAAAGGATAATACTGGGTATTGACCCCGGTACAGCAGTGATGGGATACGGTTTGATTAAAGAAACAGGTACGAAGCTGGAACTAATCAGTTTGGGCGTGGTTAAGATACCCGGTGGCACCGAAGATCACATGCTGAAACTGCAGCGTATATTTGAAAAAACCATTGCGCTGATTGATAATTACCACCCCGATACTTTGGCTATTGAAGCACCCTTCTATGGTAAAAATATACAGGTAATGTTGAAGTTGGGCCGGGCACAGGGTACAGCTATTGCCGCAGCTTTATCTCGTAATATTCCGGTAAATGAATATTCGCCACGTAAAATTAAGCAGGCCATTACCGGTAACGGTAATGCTACTAAAGAGCAGGTAGCCGCCATGTTGCAACGTTTGCTCAACTTTCAGGAAACCCCCGAATTTCTGGATGCCACTGATGGTTTGGCTGTAGCCGTTTGCCACAGCTTTCAAAAAATCACGACTGGTCGGGGCAGCAAAATCACCTACTCGGGTTGGGAGTCTTTTGTAAAAGAGAATACTAAACGGGTAGCCTCACCTTTAAAAATCAAAAAGCCTTCGGGTAGTAGTTAGTAGCTGGTTAATCTTTAATCCATTCTACTTCGGCCACCGGACTAAATAAGTAAATTCTTTTTGTACTTACTTCAGTGCACCTGAAACGCTTGCGTAGCTGTTCGCCTTTGCGAAATACACGGCCATCTTTCAACTTGAATAATACATTAAGCGGAAGTTTCTCGACAGTAGTAACCGATTCTTTTACTACGTCGTAGGCCCGCAGAGTACGATATAAGTTTAAATCAGAACAACTAGACGCACCCGGGTTATTCAGGTAAGCTGTAATCGCATGGGTAATATCAGGCGGGAAAACGTTTTTCTCGAAAAAAGGCTGCATCATGGCTTTGAAGTTCAATTTCCATTCGTTGCCATGTGGCCTTACTTTATGCTGATGCTGGTTCCAGGTATGCAGGTGTGCAAACTCGTGCACGGTAGTCACCAAAAAAGCATAAGGGTTTAAATTATGGTTTACCGATATACGATGCCCTTTGCCCTGAAACGGTGGCCGGTAATCGCCAAACTTACTGTTACGGCTACGCGATATTTTAAACTCGCACTTAAAATAATCAATCCACCGGCTAATTAATGGGGCTGCATCAGGCGGCAGGTACTTCTCTAAAACTTTGGTTTTATCCACAAAAATCCTCTGGCCAAAGATACGCGTGAGCTGCTTACTTTAGCAATTGATATGTAATAAAGCTTACCAAATAGGCTAGTACAGTCATATACGCAAATTGTGCAGCAGGCCAGCGCCAGTTCTTGGTTTCACGATAAACTACTGCTACAGTGCTGGCACACTGCATAGCAAAAGCGTAAAACATCATGAGTGAAACGGCTACTGCCAACGTAAACACCGGCTGACCTGTGGTAGTATTGCGGGCATTATGCATTTTTTGTTCTACCGATTGTATCTGGTCAGCATCGCCATCTACGCTGTAAATAGTAGCCATGGTGCCTACAAATACTTCACGTGCCGCAAACGAGGTTATGAGAGCAATGCCTATTTTCCAGTCAAAGCCCAATGGACGTATAACAGGTTCAATCACATGCCCCAAATGCCCGGCATAAGAGTTTTCCAGCTTTTCGGAAGCTATGGCATGTTGCACATCAGCCGGTTTCATGTTCTGGGTGTATTGAGGCTGCTGGTATTTGGCCTCAATTTGCTGAAATTGGTTCCCCGGTCCGTAAGAGGCTAGTACCCATAAAATAATAGATACAGCAATAATTACCTTGCCAGCTTCCAGTACGAAGGTTTTAGCCCGCTCAAACATGCTTAAAAACACGTTATTCCAACGAGGCATACGATATACCGGCAGTTCCATAATAAAGTAACCACGCTCTCGAGCTTTCAATATGTATTTCATTACCCAAGCCACTACAATGGCTGATACCAGGCTGAGTACGTACATCCCGGTTAAGGCTAACCCTTGCATGTTAAAAATCCACCACACATTGCGGTTAGGTACCACCAGCGCAATCAATAAAGTATAAACTGGCAACCGTGCAGAACAGGTAACCAAGGGCGTTACCATAATAGTAATCATGCGGTCTTTCCAGTTCTCGATAGTACGGGTACTCATGATAGATGGCACAGCACAGGCGAAACCACCAATTAGCGGAACAACCGATTTGCCGTTCAAACCCACCTTGCGCATCAACTTATCCATCATGAAGGTAACACGAGCCATATAGCCAGTATCTTCCAATATGGAAATGAAAGCAAATAGAATAGCAATCTGAGGTATAAACACCATGACACCACTTAGGCCTGCCACAATACCATCCGCTAATAAATCAGTTAATGGCCCAGTGGGTAAAGTGCTGTGTAGGGTACTTTGTATCCATATAAACAGGTTCTCGATCAGTTCCATAGGTAAGG
This region includes:
- the feoB gene encoding ferrous iron transport protein B; amino-acid sequence: MKAEIKVALVGNPNTGKSTLFNLLTGLNQKIGNFPGVTVDKKTGYCTLPDGRRAEIIDLPGTYSLYPKSRDESIVFSVLANRDAALKPDLVVIILDASNLKRNLLLYTQVADLKIPVIVALNMMDMARKDGIEINVNAFSKKLGVPVVPISARRNEGIDQLKTQISYANQFALQQDTIDIEAIAPQLISSIGEEMQVDNPYYALQLAHQHETLTFLSTDESNRIEELEQKFSFHSQKAQATETIARYNFINDLLYDTVKKKENAQEETLSNRIDRFLTHRVFGFVFFFAILLFMFQAIFSWSALPMELIENLFIWIQSTLHSTLPTGPLTDLLADGIVAGLSGVMVFIPQIAILFAFISILEDTGYMARVTFMMDKLMRKVGLNGKSVVPLIGGFACAVPSIMSTRTIENWKDRMITIMVTPLVTCSARLPVYTLLIALVVPNRNVWWIFNMQGLALTGMYVLSLVSAIVVAWVMKYILKARERGYFIMELPVYRMPRWNNVFLSMFERAKTFVLEAGKVIIAVSIILWVLASYGPGNQFQQIEAKYQQPQYTQNMKPADVQHAIASEKLENSYAGHLGHVIEPVIRPLGFDWKIGIALITSFAAREVFVGTMATIYSVDGDADQIQSVEQKMHNARNTTTGQPVFTLAVAVSLMMFYAFAMQCASTVAVVYRETKNWRWPAAQFAYMTVLAYLVSFITYQLLK
- the ruvC gene encoding crossover junction endodeoxyribonuclease RuvC; protein product: MIQQPVKERIILGIDPGTAVMGYGLIKETGTKLELISLGVVKIPGGTEDHMLKLQRIFEKTIALIDNYHPDTLAIEAPFYGKNIQVMLKLGRAQGTAIAAALSRNIPVNEYSPRKIKQAITGNGNATKEQVAAMLQRLLNFQETPEFLDATDGLAVAVCHSFQKITTGRGSKITYSGWESFVKENTKRVASPLKIKKPSGSS
- a CDS encoding SprT-like domain-containing protein encodes the protein MDKTKVLEKYLPPDAAPLISRWIDYFKCEFKISRSRNSKFGDYRPPFQGKGHRISVNHNLNPYAFLVTTVHEFAHLHTWNQHQHKVRPHGNEWKLNFKAMMQPFFEKNVFPPDITHAITAYLNNPGASSCSDLNLYRTLRAYDVVKESVTTVEKLPLNVLFKLKDGRVFRKGEQLRKRFRCTEVSTKRIYLFSPVAEVEWIKD
- the aat gene encoding leucyl/phenylalanyl-tRNA--protein transferase, whose amino-acid sequence is MIFRLDERLIFPNPELAEPDGLLAVGGDLSANRLMLAYRHGIFPWYSDETPILWYSPHERFVLYPDEVKISKSMRQVLRSARFTVTVNQSFAQVIEACSAVPRDGQDGTWITEDMKQAYITLHQLGYAHSYEVWTGKELVGGLYGVQVGRVFCGESMFSKQSNASKAALITVCQSGLYDLIDCQLHTEYLESMGSRHISRQTYMQVLEANA